From a region of the Thermus caldilimi genome:
- a CDS encoding 50S ribosomal protein L25, protein MEYRLKAQYREGEKPAVLRRAGKLPGVIYNKHLNRKVYVELGEFDKVFRQASIHHVIVLELPDGQELPTLVRQVNLDKRRRRPEHVDFYVLSDEPVEMYIPLRFVGTPQGVREGGVLQEVHRDILVRVSPRNIPEFIEVDVSGLGIGDSLHAADIKLPEGVKLAISPEETIAAVVPPEDVEKLAVEATEAPAEPEVIKKGKREEEE, encoded by the coding sequence ATGGAATACCGTTTGAAGGCCCAGTACCGGGAAGGGGAGAAGCCCGCCGTCTTGCGCCGGGCGGGGAAGCTCCCCGGCGTCATCTACAATAAGCACCTGAACCGTAAGGTCTACGTGGAGCTCGGGGAGTTCGACAAGGTCTTCCGTCAGGCTTCCATCCACCACGTGATCGTCCTGGAACTCCCCGACGGCCAGGAACTGCCCACCTTGGTGCGCCAGGTGAACCTGGACAAGCGCCGGCGCCGCCCCGAGCACGTGGACTTCTACGTGCTCTCCGACGAGCCGGTAGAGATGTACATCCCCTTGCGCTTTGTGGGCACGCCCCAGGGGGTGCGGGAGGGGGGTGTTTTGCAGGAGGTGCACCGGGACATCCTGGTGCGGGTTTCCCCAAGGAACATCCCCGAGTTCATCGAGGTGGATGTCTCGGGTCTGGGCATCGGGGATAGCCTTCACGCCGCCGACATCAAGCTTCCGGAGGGGGTTAAGCTGGCCATCTCTCCGGAGGAAACCATCGCTGCGGTGGTACCTCCCGAGGATGTGGAAAAGCTTGCGGTGGAAGCTACCGAGGCTCCTGCTGAGCCCGAGGTGATCAAGAAGGGCAAGAGGGAAGAGGAGGAGTAG
- a CDS encoding ribose-phosphate diphosphokinase has protein sequence MEIKLFTGNAHPDLARRVAEALGVPLGEAVVDRFPDGEVRVRLLESVRGDDVYLIQPTSPPVNDHLMELLLLADAARRSSAGRINAVIPYFGYARQDKQTQGREPVSAKLVANLLETVGVHRVIAIDLHASQIQGFFDIPVDHLSAVRLFARYLQEKGYTENGVVVSPDAGRAEEARRLSERLGLPFAMLAKRRHGPKETSVTYVIGEVGGKRPLIIDDIVSTGGTIRRGVEALLLAGALPEMVVMATHPVLVGEARENLSHPAIREVIFTDTIPLRDGGYTVLSTAELLAQAIRHVHTNQSVSALI, from the coding sequence ATGGAAATCAAGCTCTTCACGGGGAATGCCCACCCCGACCTGGCCCGGCGGGTGGCGGAGGCCCTAGGGGTTCCCTTGGGAGAGGCAGTGGTGGACCGCTTCCCCGACGGGGAGGTGAGGGTGCGTCTTTTGGAAAGCGTGCGGGGGGATGACGTCTACCTCATCCAGCCCACCAGTCCCCCGGTGAACGACCACCTGATGGAGCTCCTCCTTCTGGCGGATGCCGCCCGCCGGAGCTCTGCGGGCCGCATCAACGCCGTGATCCCCTACTTCGGTTACGCCCGTCAGGATAAGCAGACTCAGGGCCGCGAGCCCGTGAGCGCCAAGCTGGTGGCCAATCTCCTGGAAACCGTGGGAGTGCACCGGGTAATCGCCATCGATCTCCACGCTTCCCAGATCCAAGGGTTTTTTGATATCCCCGTGGATCATCTCTCGGCGGTACGCCTCTTCGCCCGTTACCTTCAGGAAAAGGGCTATACGGAAAACGGAGTGGTGGTTTCCCCGGATGCGGGCCGGGCGGAGGAGGCCAGGCGGCTTTCCGAACGCTTGGGCCTGCCCTTCGCCATGCTGGCCAAGCGCCGCCATGGTCCCAAGGAAACCTCCGTCACCTACGTGATCGGGGAGGTGGGGGGAAAGAGGCCTTTGATCATCGATGACATCGTTTCCACCGGGGGGACCATAAGGCGGGGGGTGGAGGCCCTCCTGCTGGCTGGGGCTTTGCCGGAGATGGTGGTCATGGCCACCCATCCGGTTCTGGTGGGGGAGGCCCGGGAAAACCTTTCCCATCCCGCCATCCGTGAGGTGATCTTCACCGATACCATCCCCTTGAGGGATGGAGGGTACACGGTGCTTTCCACCGCCGAGCTTTTGGCCCAGGCCATCCGGCACGTGCACACCAACCAGTCGGTGAGCGCTTTGATCTGA
- the mtnN gene encoding 5'-methylthioadenosine/S-adenosylhomocysteine nucleosidase, which yields MIAFFAAEPEEAEALREALDAREALEAPFPLHQAPGVLVAETGVGKVAAASAVAHVLTRFAPRESFFLGVAGGLDPSLRALDLLLAEKAVQWDVDLTPFGREPGETAFGVRFFPSNPGLLAQAEVTASALGFPARRGVVATGDRFLADREEARRLARLHGAQAVEMEGAAALMVAWRFQHPMALIRAVTDGAGEEAARDFQAFLKEASRRLGLLAQALLAY from the coding sequence GGAAGCGGAGGCCTTAAGGGAGGCCTTGGACGCGAGGGAGGCCCTCGAGGCCCCCTTTCCCCTCCACCAGGCCCCCGGGGTGCTGGTGGCGGAAACCGGGGTAGGCAAGGTGGCGGCGGCCTCGGCCGTGGCCCATGTCCTTACCCGCTTTGCTCCCAGGGAAAGCTTTTTCCTGGGGGTAGCGGGGGGTCTGGACCCCTCCCTTCGTGCCCTGGACCTCCTTCTGGCCGAGAAGGCGGTGCAGTGGGATGTGGACCTGACCCCCTTTGGTCGGGAGCCAGGAGAGACGGCCTTTGGGGTACGGTTTTTCCCCTCGAACCCTGGCCTTCTGGCCCAGGCTGAGGTGACGGCTTCCGCCCTGGGCTTTCCCGCCCGGCGGGGGGTGGTGGCCACGGGGGACCGGTTTCTGGCGGACAGGGAGGAAGCCAGGAGGCTGGCCCGGCTCCACGGGGCCCAGGCGGTGGAGATGGAGGGGGCGGCGGCCCTCATGGTGGCCTGGCGCTTCCAGCATCCCATGGCCTTGATCCGTGCCGTGACCGATGGGGCGGGGGAGGAGGCGGCCAGGGACTTCCAGGCTTTTTTAAAGGAGGCCTCGAGGCGGCTTGGCCTCCTGGCCCAAGCCCTTTTGGCATACTGA